From Pongo pygmaeus isolate AG05252 chromosome 22, NHGRI_mPonPyg2-v2.0_pri, whole genome shotgun sequence, one genomic window encodes:
- the C22H21orf58 gene encoding uncharacterized protein C21orf58 homolog isoform X1: protein MLDTSAAEQVTRLTLKLLGQKLEQERQNMERGPEGLHLEPGNEDWPDNALQTALKRRRDLLQRLREQHLLDELSRAQAWSGPSRGALGSVLPPELPPTGILPAASPSPLAPDPPRIILPTHHEPPPRTEGSTGGRCCGPPIFLIPNTSTLTVYPSGPVMPAGFALSPSDTRQVPQPPATIIQQLPQQPLIAQIPPPQAFPTQRSGSIKEDMMELLLLQNAQVHQLVLQNWMLKALPPALQDRFFHS, encoded by the exons ATGCTGGACACATCAGCAGCAGAGCAAGTGACCCGACTGACGCTGAAGCTCTTGGGGCAG AAGCTGGAGCAAGAACGGCAGAACATGGAAAGGGGACCTGAGGGCCTCCACCTCGAGCCAG GAAATGAGGACTGGCCAGACAATGCCCTGCAGACTGCTCTGAAGAGAAGGAGGGACCTTCTGCAGAGACTCCGG GAACAACACCTCCTGGACGAGCTCTCTCGGGCCCAGGCCTGGAGCGGGCCAAGCAGAGGAGCCCTCGGGTCAGTCCTGCCCCCAGAGCTGCCCCCCACAGGCATCCTACCCGCTGCCTCCCCATCCCCGCTGGCCCCAGACCCGCCAAGGATCATCCTGCCTACG CACCACGAACCTCCTCCCAGGACAGAAGGGAGTACGGGGGGTCGTTGCTGTGGACCCCCCATCTTCCTCATCCCAAACACATCTACACTTACTGTGTATCCATCAGGGCCAGTTATGCCTGCAGGTTTCGCTCTCAGCCCCAGTGACACCAGGCAG GTCCCCCAGCCTCCTGCCACCATCATTCAGCAGCTCCCTCAGCAGCCACTCATAGCACAGATTCCTCCTCCCCAGGCCTTCCCTACTCAACGGTCAGGAAGTATTAAGGAAG ACATGatggagctgctgctgctgcagaatGCACAGGTGCACCAGCTGGTCCTGCAGAACTGGATGCTCAaggccctgcccccagccctgcag GACAGATTCTTTCATTCCTGA
- the C22H21orf58 gene encoding uncharacterized protein C21orf58 homolog isoform X2 yields the protein MLDTSAAEQVTRLTLKLLGQKLEQERQNMERGPEGLHLEPGNEDWPDNALQTALKRRRDLLQRLREQHLLDELSRAQAWSGPSRGALGSVLPPELPPTGILPAASPSPLAPDPPRIILPTVPQPPATIIQQLPQQPLIAQIPPPQAFPTQRSGSIKEDMMELLLLQNAQVHQLVLQNWMLKALPPALQDPPHVPPGVPRAARPRLPAVHHHHHHHAVWPPGAATVLQPAPSLWTPSPP from the exons ATGCTGGACACATCAGCAGCAGAGCAAGTGACCCGACTGACGCTGAAGCTCTTGGGGCAG AAGCTGGAGCAAGAACGGCAGAACATGGAAAGGGGACCTGAGGGCCTCCACCTCGAGCCAG GAAATGAGGACTGGCCAGACAATGCCCTGCAGACTGCTCTGAAGAGAAGGAGGGACCTTCTGCAGAGACTCCGG GAACAACACCTCCTGGACGAGCTCTCTCGGGCCCAGGCCTGGAGCGGGCCAAGCAGAGGAGCCCTCGGGTCAGTCCTGCCCCCAGAGCTGCCCCCCACAGGCATCCTACCCGCTGCCTCCCCATCCCCGCTGGCCCCAGACCCGCCAAGGATCATCCTGCCTACG GTCCCCCAGCCTCCTGCCACCATCATTCAGCAGCTCCCTCAGCAGCCACTCATAGCACAGATTCCTCCTCCCCAGGCCTTCCCTACTCAACGGTCAGGAAGTATTAAGGAAG ACATGatggagctgctgctgctgcagaatGCACAGGTGCACCAGCTGGTCCTGCAGAACTGGATGCTCAaggccctgcccccagccctgcag GACCCGCCACATGTGCCCCCGGGGGTCCCACGAGCTGCCAGGCCAAGGCTGCCCGCcgtgcaccaccaccaccaccaccatgctgTGTGGCCACCTGGGGccgccactgtcctccagcccgCCCCCAGCCTGTGGACGCCCAGCCCACCCTGA